From a region of the Fervidicoccaceae archaeon genome:
- a CDS encoding ABC transporter ATP-binding protein, whose translation MEQILISLRKISKEYVSENGKVKVIDDITMDIKKEFLVILGPSGCGKSTLLRIIAGVENYSGGEIIYNEGRMPKMGFVFQFPSLLPWMNVLENVALPLKNLGLDRERATETARRYISLVGLSGSEYLYPHELSGGMRQRVNFARALAIQPEILLMDEPFSNLDPLTAETLRAEILDIWLSGITPLKAIVMVTHSVDEAIFLADRIVILTPRPSRISKEIKVDLPRPRNRRSQDFEALEDLIYSLVS comes from the coding sequence ATGGAACAAATATTGATATCTCTGAGAAAAATTTCAAAAGAGTACGTTTCGGAGAACGGTAAAGTAAAGGTAATCGATGATATCACGATGGATATCAAGAAAGAATTTCTTGTAATTCTTGGTCCTTCCGGTTGTGGAAAGTCAACATTGCTCAGAATCATAGCAGGAGTGGAGAATTACAGTGGTGGAGAGATAATATATAATGAGGGGAGAATGCCAAAAATGGGTTTCGTCTTTCAGTTCCCCTCTCTTCTTCCTTGGATGAATGTTCTAGAAAATGTCGCACTTCCTCTCAAGAACTTGGGGCTGGATAGAGAAAGAGCTACTGAAACGGCCCGCAGGTATATTTCTCTAGTTGGACTATCTGGTTCTGAATATCTTTATCCCCACGAGCTAAGTGGGGGGATGAGACAGAGAGTAAACTTTGCTAGAGCACTTGCCATCCAGCCAGAAATTCTCCTAATGGATGAGCCCTTTTCAAACCTAGATCCCTTAACTGCTGAGACGCTGAGGGCTGAAATATTGGACATTTGGTTGTCCGGAATTACACCTCTAAAAGCGATAGTAATGGTAACTCACTCTGTAGACGAGGCCATATTTCTAGCAGATAGAATAGTTATACTAACTCCAAGGCCGAGCAGAATCTCAAAGGAGATCAAGGTGGATCTGCCTAGGCCTAGAAACAGGAGGTCTCAAGATTTTGAGGCTCTTGAAGATCTCATTTACTCATTGGTAAGCTGA
- a CDS encoding TATA-box-binding protein — protein MPSRGKNNSPTYKIENIVATVSIDQKLDLHEIERRVPRVEYNPDQFPGLVFRLERPKITALIFKSGKMVVTGSKSTAELINSVKRIIKTFANHGINISHQAQVQIQNIVASGNLGVGVNLEEAAYKLENIMYEPEQFPGLIYRMTNPYVVLLIFSSGKMVITGAKREEEVEMAVRNIYKTLSDLDCLVEDIEGEKTEEFF, from the coding sequence ATGCCTTCTAGAGGAAAAAACAATTCTCCTACATATAAAATCGAGAACATTGTAGCCACTGTAAGCATAGATCAAAAACTTGATCTTCACGAAATTGAGCGTAGAGTGCCTCGCGTAGAGTACAATCCAGACCAATTTCCTGGTTTAGTATTCAGACTAGAGAGGCCAAAGATAACAGCACTGATATTCAAGTCTGGAAAAATGGTTGTGACAGGCTCCAAGAGCACAGCAGAGCTTATAAATTCAGTGAAGAGAATCATAAAGACCTTTGCTAACCATGGAATAAACATCTCCCATCAAGCACAAGTTCAAATACAGAATATTGTAGCCTCAGGTAATCTTGGGGTTGGAGTTAACCTGGAAGAAGCAGCCTACAAGCTCGAAAACATAATGTATGAACCAGAGCAGTTTCCTGGGCTCATCTATAGAATGACCAATCCATACGTCGTTCTCCTGATCTTCAGCAGTGGAAAAATGGTTATAACTGGAGCCAAAAGGGAAGAAGAAGTTGAGATGGCTGTTAGGAACATCTATAAAACGCTCTCCGATTTGGATTGTTTAGTTGAAGATATAGAAGGGGAAAAAACAGAGGAGTTCTTTTAA
- a CDS encoding CTP synthase, producing the protein MRKFVFVTGGVMSGIGKGITTASLAMLVSRMGYSVTVIKIDPYLNVDAGTMNPYMHGEVFVTEDGGETDLDLGHYERFLGKNLSKENNITTGKIYGSVIEKERRGDYLGQTVQIIPHITDEIKGQILKVSEKEGSDVTFIEIGGTVGDIESLPFLEAARQMMIDYGRENVAYIHTAYLPVLPTTNEIKTKPLQHSVNELRRIGIQPDMIVGRSTIKLPTDIKKKISLFTNVPEKGIISAHDADVVYEVPLIMNEQGASKYLVERLMIPYREPVLDDWKDFVEKLKGLEGEVKIGMVGKYTALHDSYLSIKEAIIHSSVLVGKRVNLKWIEATELEEGKVKVEEALSNLSGAVILPGFGKRGSEGKIAAIKYIRENNIPMLGICFGLQLSVVEFARNVLGLQSANSTELEPNTPHPVVSLLEEQKKVEMLGGTMRLGSYPILLEKGTMAYSIYKNETIYERHRHRYEVNPRYIEKLESAGLKISGWSKEGKRAEIIEYRKNKFYFATQFHPEFKSNPLHPSPPFVEFLKAAASST; encoded by the coding sequence TTGCGAAAATTTGTATTTGTAACCGGAGGAGTGATGTCTGGTATAGGAAAGGGAATAACAACAGCCAGCTTAGCAATGCTCGTCTCGAGGATGGGCTACTCCGTTACGGTTATCAAGATAGATCCATATCTCAATGTTGATGCGGGAACTATGAATCCCTATATGCATGGAGAAGTCTTTGTCACGGAGGATGGTGGAGAAACAGACCTTGATCTAGGTCACTATGAGAGATTCCTTGGCAAGAATTTGAGCAAGGAGAACAACATAACTACTGGGAAGATTTATGGAAGCGTAATAGAGAAAGAAAGGAGAGGGGATTATCTGGGTCAGACAGTTCAGATAATTCCTCACATTACCGATGAAATAAAGGGCCAAATTCTGAAAGTCAGTGAAAAAGAAGGGAGTGATGTAACCTTCATAGAAATTGGGGGAACAGTTGGAGACATAGAGAGCCTGCCATTTTTGGAAGCGGCAAGGCAGATGATGATAGACTATGGAAGAGAAAATGTCGCTTATATTCACACTGCTTACCTTCCAGTGCTTCCAACGACTAATGAAATAAAGACGAAGCCTCTTCAGCACAGTGTAAATGAATTGAGGAGAATAGGAATACAGCCTGATATGATAGTAGGAAGGAGCACCATTAAGCTACCCACTGATATAAAGAAGAAGATCTCTCTCTTCACAAATGTTCCAGAAAAGGGTATAATAAGCGCCCACGATGCCGATGTGGTTTATGAGGTTCCTTTGATCATGAATGAGCAGGGAGCGAGCAAGTACTTGGTTGAAAGATTAATGATTCCATATAGAGAACCAGTGCTTGATGATTGGAAGGACTTCGTGGAAAAGCTGAAGGGCCTAGAAGGGGAAGTAAAAATTGGAATGGTAGGCAAGTACACTGCTTTGCATGACAGCTATTTGAGCATAAAAGAAGCGATCATTCATTCTTCTGTTCTTGTCGGAAAGAGAGTTAATCTCAAGTGGATAGAAGCAACAGAGCTTGAGGAAGGGAAGGTGAAGGTTGAAGAAGCTCTTTCCAACCTATCGGGAGCTGTGATCCTTCCAGGATTTGGAAAGAGAGGAAGCGAGGGAAAAATAGCAGCAATAAAATACATTAGAGAGAATAACATCCCCATGCTTGGAATCTGCTTTGGCCTGCAGCTCTCAGTAGTGGAGTTTGCAAGGAATGTTCTTGGCCTTCAATCGGCCAACAGTACTGAACTTGAACCAAACACACCCCATCCAGTCGTTTCCTTATTGGAAGAGCAGAAGAAGGTGGAAATGCTTGGAGGAACAATGAGACTGGGAAGCTATCCAATATTGTTGGAAAAGGGGACAATGGCTTATTCAATTTATAAAAATGAAACGATTTATGAGAGGCACAGACACAGATATGAAGTAAATCCTAGATATATAGAAAAATTGGAAAGTGCTGGGCTAAAAATATCAGGATGGAGCAAGGAAGGAAAAAGAGCGGAAATAATAGAGTACAGGAAAAACAAATTCTATTTTGCTACTCAATTTCATCCAGAATTCAAAAGCAATCCGCTTCATCCATCGCCACCTTTTGTGGAGTTCTTGAAAGCAGCAGCATCCTCTACATGA
- the gcvPA gene encoding aminomethyl-transferring glycine dehydrogenase subunit GcvPA — MRSAHPWIPNDDEKIIEEMLKTIGINDPMELFSDIPREFLLNRKLKVGRGIPLSSISIEREMASSLMDVEDIPLYRIFAGGPVAPHYTHPVVDAIISRGEILTAYTPYQPEVSQGLLKMLFEYQSAMAVLYGVEIVNAGMYDGATALAEASLMSVRVKKNKKILVPSTLFEEYKSVLKTYFQGHEISYVEYSFDEETGEINSEELSKIRNEKGAGVIVDYPSNTGEVRKTTAEIIQEAHNANSIAIAFSDPSSLGILAPPGDLGVDIVVGEGQSLGLPLYGGGMLLGILGIRNDRELLRNLPGRLIGETVDADGNIGYAMILQSREQHIRREKATSNITTGASLNAIAALVSLALKGSRGLRKEGSKILELTEELKKKLSENGLEIIHPRALHYKNIAFRFPSGKDSKKIFMRMVKERSIIPFSMTVQGGISCATEVHEREDIEIFGASLREVLSNGI; from the coding sequence TTGAGATCCGCTCATCCATGGATACCCAATGACGATGAAAAGATTATTGAAGAAATGCTCAAAACAATAGGAATAAATGATCCAATGGAGTTGTTTTCCGATATTCCAAGGGAATTTCTCCTCAACAGAAAGCTCAAAGTAGGGAGGGGGATCCCTCTATCTTCAATTAGCATTGAGAGGGAAATGGCTTCTTCTCTAATGGATGTTGAGGATATCCCACTATACAGGATTTTTGCTGGGGGACCTGTTGCTCCTCACTACACTCATCCAGTAGTTGATGCCATAATATCAAGAGGAGAGATTCTAACGGCTTATACTCCATATCAGCCAGAGGTTTCTCAAGGGCTTCTCAAGATGCTTTTTGAATATCAAAGCGCTATGGCAGTACTTTATGGTGTCGAGATAGTAAATGCGGGCATGTATGACGGGGCCACAGCTTTGGCAGAGGCATCGCTAATGTCTGTCAGGGTGAAGAAGAACAAAAAAATCTTGGTTCCCAGCACCCTTTTTGAAGAATACAAGAGCGTCCTGAAAACATATTTTCAAGGTCACGAAATTTCCTATGTAGAATACTCGTTTGATGAAGAGACAGGAGAGATAAACTCTGAGGAATTATCGAAAATAAGGAATGAAAAAGGTGCAGGAGTAATTGTTGATTATCCCTCAAATACTGGAGAAGTGAGAAAAACAACTGCTGAGATAATTCAGGAAGCGCATAATGCCAACTCAATTGCAATTGCATTCTCAGACCCTTCATCCCTAGGCATCCTCGCTCCTCCAGGAGACCTTGGAGTAGACATTGTTGTTGGAGAGGGGCAATCGCTGGGCCTTCCATTGTATGGGGGAGGCATGCTACTTGGAATATTGGGAATTAGGAACGATAGAGAGCTGCTGAGAAATCTACCAGGAAGACTGATTGGCGAGACCGTTGATGCTGATGGAAATATAGGCTATGCTATGATTCTCCAGAGCAGGGAGCAACATATAAGAAGAGAGAAGGCAACTTCGAATATAACAACTGGTGCTTCATTGAATGCAATAGCTGCACTGGTAAGCCTTGCTCTAAAAGGATCAAGGGGATTGAGAAAGGAGGGCTCAAAGATACTGGAATTAACAGAAGAACTGAAGAAAAAGCTGAGCGAGAACGGTTTAGAAATCATTCATCCGAGGGCACTGCACTACAAAAATATAGCATTTCGTTTTCCTTCTGGAAAAGATAGCAAGAAAATCTTCATGAGAATGGTAAAAGAAAGATCAATAATTCCCTTCTCAATGACTGTTCAAGGAGGAATATCATGTGCTACAGAAGTTCATGAGAGAGAGGATATAGAAATTTTTGGAGCATCTCTGAGGGAGGTGCTATCAAATGGTATTTAG
- a CDS encoding signal peptidase I translates to MSRISWKDVLAILLIVSIALLLKPALSAVSGTTTPIAVVKGNSMLPLLREGDIVFLHHVPPQDIAVGEVVVYQSIYGGYIIHRVVSIIQTPTGIFYVTKGDNNPSDDSLLGQFVDGPGIPYDRIVGVVWSPFNKTFVIPLIGIISIVI, encoded by the coding sequence ATGTCAAGAATTAGCTGGAAGGACGTATTAGCAATATTACTCATAGTATCGATAGCTCTATTGCTCAAGCCAGCCCTCTCAGCTGTTTCAGGAACAACTACACCTATAGCTGTAGTAAAGGGAAACAGCATGCTGCCTCTCTTGCGGGAAGGAGACATCGTATTTCTGCATCACGTTCCGCCGCAAGATATAGCAGTCGGCGAAGTAGTTGTCTATCAAAGTATTTATGGAGGATACATCATACACAGGGTCGTCAGCATCATTCAGACTCCAACTGGCATATTTTATGTCACAAAGGGAGATAACAACCCCTCCGATGACAGCTTACTGGGGCAGTTCGTGGATGGTCCGGGAATACCTTATGATAGAATAGTGGGGGTAGTCTGGTCTCCATTCAACAAAACATTTGTCATCCCTCTGATAGGGATAATTTCCATTGTTATATGA